The Mytilus galloprovincialis chromosome 2, xbMytGall1.hap1.1, whole genome shotgun sequence genome has a window encoding:
- the LOC143063230 gene encoding uncharacterized protein LOC143063230, with amino-acid sequence MSLGFTVKKIAEDGLLGGKIHPNTLYKLLKEHDLQVRSSYSTITDDQLEEKVAEYNREHPNAGAMEVHSYLKTQGISIQRDRCRAVLTRVDSAGAAKRWSCTIQRRQYKVPTANSIWHLDTHHSLGRWGIVVHGGIDGHSRLMPFLRASTFNTAKAAACFFVQGVNQFGLPSRVRAHHGTEYVDIGRFMIAVNGEERGSFITGPSVHNQRIERQWRDVFCKVLDTYYKLFCLMEEHKLLNITNNVHRWILHYVFLPRIDLALREWTETHNNHKVRTEHNQSPNMMWFQSLLLSDPEKHTGVRNIEQPPQERIQQTMQNLNIDFQDEQYLHPRDPCPFSVESLANLHQSIDLKRHSLSHGMDIYGEVLQLVSNQTN; translated from the exons ATGTCTTTGGGATTTACAGTGAAGAAGATTGCAGAAGATGGTTTGCTTGGCGGAAAAATTCATCCAAACACACTGTACAAGCTATTGAAGGAGCATGATCTTCAAGTAAGGTCATCATATAGTACTATTACTGATGATCAACTGGAAGAGAAAGTGGCAGAATACAACAGAGAACATCCAAATGCAG GTGCCATGGAGGTCCATTCTTATCTGAAAACCCAAGGCATTTCCATACAACGTGACAGGTGCCGAGCAGTGTTAACTAGAGTAGATTCAGCAGGTGCGGCAAAAAGGTGGTCATGTACTATTCAGCGTAGACAGTATAAAGTACCCACAGCAAATTCTATTTGGCATCTTGATACCCATCATTCTTTGGGCAG ATGGGGAATTGTAGTTCATGGTGGAATTGATGGTCATTCCAGACTGATGCCTTTTCTACGAGCTTCGACATTCAACACAGCCAAGGCTGCAGCATGTTTTTTTGTACAAGGTGTGAACCAGTTTGGTTTACCAAGCAGAGTAAGAGCACACCATGGAACAGAATATGTTGACATTGGCCGATTTATGATTGCTGTGAATGGAGAAGAAAGGGGTAGTTTCATCACTGGTCCATCTGTCCATAACCAGCGGATCGAGAGACAATGGAGGGATGTGTTTTGCAAAGTCCTTGACACATACTACAAACTGTTCTGTTTGATGGAGGAGCACAAACTGTTAAATATAACTAACAATGTACATAGATGGATCCTTCATTATGTTTTCCTGCCACGAATTGATTTGGCACTGAGAGAATGGACAGAAACTCACAACAATCATAAAGTGAGAACTGAACACAACCAGTCACCTAACATGATGTGGTTTCAATCTTTACTACTAAGTGATCCAGAAAAACACACAGGGGTCCGTAACATTGAACAACCTCCACAAGAAAGAATCCAGCAAACCATGCAGAACCTAAACATTGACTTTCAGGACGAACAATATTTACATCCAAGAGATCCATGTCCATTCTCTGTAGAAAGTTTAGCAAATCTTCACCAAAGTATAGATCTCAAACGCCATTCCCTATCACATGGTATGGATATATATGGGGAAGTTTTGCAGCTTGTCAGTAATCAAACCAATTGA